In one window of Helianthus annuus cultivar XRQ/B chromosome 17, HanXRQr2.0-SUNRISE, whole genome shotgun sequence DNA:
- the LOC110922017 gene encoding plant UBX domain-containing protein 8 isoform X2 has product MADQESIDTFVGITGSSQLVAIRKLAEHDGSLNEAVNSYFTEGDTDIHETNVPALHEDFMDIDRTHRGFHDSNRPETASRNDLVTNSFPEIVPETRGTDDDAGDGISHDTCVIPSAPVISNLSEYGIEEKMIQAAIEASKREADSAQPDVPTEQDKSFGELESEAGPSETQARTLASSNGRLGVGSSSVQDAEEQPLVRRSSRRRNLSSALGPAQRQSVNNPDEWGGVSSVEHDEAVMLEGAGYRVPYVRNRYRRNAVGRNNGPYTRSTPRSPSPTLTAQRLIREQQNEEYLASLQADREKELLEQAAREAAMEEEQRKLEQEQEIERQVAAKETSLPQEPASADDNAVALLVRMPDGSRHGRRFMKTDKLQYLFDFIDVGRVVKPSTYRLVRPYPRRAFSDGESDLTLNELGLTSKHEALFLELI; this is encoded by the exons ATGGCTGATCAAGAATCAATCGATACGTTCGTCGGTATCACCGGTTCCTCTCAACTTGTTGCTATCCGAAAACTGGCG GAACATGATGGTAGTCTTAATGAAGCTGTTAATTCTTATTTTACTGAAGGAGATACGGACAT ACACGAAACAAATGTGCCTGCCTTACACGAGGATTTCATGGACATAGACCGGACACACAGAGGATTTCATGATTCTAATCGTCCTGAAACTGCTTCCAGAAATGATCTTGTTACCAACAGTTTCCCAGAAATTGTCCCTGAAACTCGTGGTACTGATGATGATGCGGGGGATGGTATTTCACATGACACATGTGTGATTCCAAGTGCTCCTGTAATTAGTAATTTATCGGAGTATGGCATAGAAGAAAAGATGATCCAAGCTGCAATTGAGGCTTCCAAACGCGAGGCTGACTCTGCTCAACCAGATGTG CCAACTGAGCAAGATAAGTCCTTTGGTGAACTAGAATCTGAAGCAGGACCTTCAGAAACACAAGCCAGGACATTGGCATCATCCAATGGAAG ATTGGGCGTTGGGAGCTCATCTGTCCAGGATGCAGAAGAGCAGCCTCTAGTTAGGCGTAGCAGTAGACGCAGGAACTTGAGCTCGGCATTAGGTCCTGCACAACGGCAAAGTGTGAATAATCCTGATGAG TGGGGAGGCGTTTCATCTGTAGAACACGATGAGGCAGTCATGCTTGAAGGAGCTGGATATCGTGTACCATATGTCCGAAATCGTTATAGGCGGAATGCTGTTGGTAGGAACAATGGGCCCTACACTAGGTCGACCCCTCGTTCTCCATCTCCCACTCTTACTGCTCAAAGATTGATAAGGGAGCAACAG AATGAAGAATATCTTGCTTCATTGCAAGCTGACAGAGAAAAAGAGTTGCTAGAGCAGGCAGCCAGAGAAGCTGCTATGGAAGAAGAACAGAGAAAATTGGAACAAGAACAG GAAATCGAGAGGCAGGTAGCAGCCAAAGAAACTTCACTTCCTCAGGAACCTGCATCCGCTGATGACAATGCAGTTGCTCTTCTTGTACGGATGCCAGATGGAAGCCGCCATGGTCGCCGATTTATGAAAACTGATAAATTACAG TATCTATTTGATTTCATTGATGTTGGGAGAGTGGTGAAACCTAGCACATACCGACTG GTGAGACCGTACCCTCGACGTGCTTTCAGTGATGGCGAAAGTGACTTAACCTTGAATGAACTGGGTTTGACTAGCAAGCATGAGGCATTGTTTCTTGAGTTGATTTAA
- the LOC110922017 gene encoding plant UBX domain-containing protein 8 isoform X1 produces the protein MADQESIDTFVGITGSSQLVAIRKLAEHDGSLNEAVNSYFTEGDTDIRHETNVPALHEDFMDIDRTHRGFHDSNRPETASRNDLVTNSFPEIVPETRGTDDDAGDGISHDTCVIPSAPVISNLSEYGIEEKMIQAAIEASKREADSAQPDVPTEQDKSFGELESEAGPSETQARTLASSNGRLGVGSSSVQDAEEQPLVRRSSRRRNLSSALGPAQRQSVNNPDEWGGVSSVEHDEAVMLEGAGYRVPYVRNRYRRNAVGRNNGPYTRSTPRSPSPTLTAQRLIREQQNEEYLASLQADREKELLEQAAREAAMEEEQRKLEQEQEIERQVAAKETSLPQEPASADDNAVALLVRMPDGSRHGRRFMKTDKLQYLFDFIDVGRVVKPSTYRLVRPYPRRAFSDGESDLTLNELGLTSKHEALFLELI, from the exons ATGGCTGATCAAGAATCAATCGATACGTTCGTCGGTATCACCGGTTCCTCTCAACTTGTTGCTATCCGAAAACTGGCG GAACATGATGGTAGTCTTAATGAAGCTGTTAATTCTTATTTTACTGAAGGAGATACGGACAT CAGACACGAAACAAATGTGCCTGCCTTACACGAGGATTTCATGGACATAGACCGGACACACAGAGGATTTCATGATTCTAATCGTCCTGAAACTGCTTCCAGAAATGATCTTGTTACCAACAGTTTCCCAGAAATTGTCCCTGAAACTCGTGGTACTGATGATGATGCGGGGGATGGTATTTCACATGACACATGTGTGATTCCAAGTGCTCCTGTAATTAGTAATTTATCGGAGTATGGCATAGAAGAAAAGATGATCCAAGCTGCAATTGAGGCTTCCAAACGCGAGGCTGACTCTGCTCAACCAGATGTG CCAACTGAGCAAGATAAGTCCTTTGGTGAACTAGAATCTGAAGCAGGACCTTCAGAAACACAAGCCAGGACATTGGCATCATCCAATGGAAG ATTGGGCGTTGGGAGCTCATCTGTCCAGGATGCAGAAGAGCAGCCTCTAGTTAGGCGTAGCAGTAGACGCAGGAACTTGAGCTCGGCATTAGGTCCTGCACAACGGCAAAGTGTGAATAATCCTGATGAG TGGGGAGGCGTTTCATCTGTAGAACACGATGAGGCAGTCATGCTTGAAGGAGCTGGATATCGTGTACCATATGTCCGAAATCGTTATAGGCGGAATGCTGTTGGTAGGAACAATGGGCCCTACACTAGGTCGACCCCTCGTTCTCCATCTCCCACTCTTACTGCTCAAAGATTGATAAGGGAGCAACAG AATGAAGAATATCTTGCTTCATTGCAAGCTGACAGAGAAAAAGAGTTGCTAGAGCAGGCAGCCAGAGAAGCTGCTATGGAAGAAGAACAGAGAAAATTGGAACAAGAACAG GAAATCGAGAGGCAGGTAGCAGCCAAAGAAACTTCACTTCCTCAGGAACCTGCATCCGCTGATGACAATGCAGTTGCTCTTCTTGTACGGATGCCAGATGGAAGCCGCCATGGTCGCCGATTTATGAAAACTGATAAATTACAG TATCTATTTGATTTCATTGATGTTGGGAGAGTGGTGAAACCTAGCACATACCGACTG GTGAGACCGTACCCTCGACGTGCTTTCAGTGATGGCGAAAGTGACTTAACCTTGAATGAACTGGGTTTGACTAGCAAGCATGAGGCATTGTTTCTTGAGTTGATTTAA